A genomic region of Alistipes megaguti contains the following coding sequences:
- a CDS encoding AMP-binding protein, whose product MLQENLLKIYEKSFRENREMSALTDYFKDETFSYYEMAKEIAKLHLLFKKAGIKQGDKIALIGRNNPRWCITYLATITYGAVIVPILQDFTPADVIHIINHSESRLLFLGDNFWDVIEEDQIRQIEAVFSLTDFHVIYERDGKSLTKFQRDILKNYRTKYPRGFSVNDIKYPDVPNDRVILLNYTSGTTGYSKGVMLTVNNLTGNVVFAMSALNTQTGQLYFQRGGRTLSFLPLAHAYGCAFDFLAPMAVGGHITLLGRIPSPKILIEAMAVVKPTIICCVPMILEKVYRKQVLPMLEKGPMSIAMKIPLLNTAIYSVIRKKLMDAFGGNVSIFIVGGAPMNQETESFLRKIHFPITIGYGMTECAPLISFAPDNEFKQSSCGRYLKGLLEVKIDSPDPEHVAGEIIVRGEHVMKGYYKNEKDTEKVLDPDGWLHTGDMGTMDPDGTLYIRGRSKTMILSGNGQNIYPEEIEDKLNNMYLVLESLVLDTGNGRLKALVVPDYEQADAEGVDKADLPQVMQKNLQELNSQLAAYERVADIVIYPTEFEKTPKRSIKRYLYEPSLLNK is encoded by the coding sequence ATGTTACAGGAGAACCTACTGAAAATATACGAAAAGAGTTTCCGCGAAAACCGCGAAATGTCGGCTCTGACCGACTATTTCAAGGACGAGACCTTCTCCTATTACGAAATGGCCAAGGAGATCGCCAAACTCCATCTGCTCTTCAAAAAGGCCGGCATCAAACAGGGCGACAAAATCGCCCTGATCGGACGCAACAACCCCCGATGGTGCATCACCTATCTGGCCACGATCACCTACGGCGCCGTCATCGTCCCCATCCTGCAGGACTTCACCCCCGCGGACGTCATCCACATCATCAACCACTCGGAAAGCCGCCTCTTGTTCCTGGGCGACAACTTCTGGGACGTCATCGAAGAGGATCAGATCCGCCAGATCGAGGCTGTCTTCTCGCTCACGGACTTCCACGTCATCTACGAACGCGACGGAAAGTCGCTCACCAAGTTCCAGCGCGACATCCTCAAGAACTACCGCACGAAATACCCCCGCGGATTCAGCGTCAACGACATCAAATACCCCGACGTCCCCAACGACCGCGTCATCCTCCTGAACTACACCTCCGGAACCACCGGATACTCCAAAGGGGTGATGCTCACGGTGAACAACCTCACCGGAAACGTCGTCTTCGCCATGTCGGCCCTCAACACCCAGACCGGCCAGCTCTACTTCCAGCGCGGAGGCCGCACGCTGTCGTTCCTGCCGCTGGCCCACGCCTACGGCTGCGCCTTCGACTTCCTGGCCCCGATGGCCGTCGGCGGTCACATCACCCTGCTGGGCCGCATTCCCTCGCCCAAGATCCTCATCGAGGCCATGGCCGTCGTCAAACCCACGATCATCTGCTGCGTGCCGATGATCCTCGAAAAGGTCTACCGCAAACAGGTCCTCCCGATGCTCGAAAAGGGCCCGATGTCCATCGCCATGAAGATTCCGCTGCTCAACACGGCCATCTACTCGGTCATCCGCAAGAAACTCATGGACGCCTTCGGCGGCAACGTCTCGATCTTCATCGTCGGCGGCGCCCCCATGAACCAGGAGACCGAATCCTTCCTGCGAAAGATCCACTTCCCGATCACGATCGGCTACGGCATGACCGAGTGTGCGCCGCTGATCAGTTTCGCCCCCGACAACGAATTCAAGCAGTCGTCGTGCGGCCGCTACCTCAAGGGGCTGCTCGAGGTGAAGATCGACTCGCCGGATCCCGAACACGTCGCCGGCGAGATCATCGTCCGCGGCGAACACGTCATGAAGGGCTACTACAAGAATGAAAAGGACACCGAAAAGGTGCTCGACCCCGACGGCTGGCTCCATACGGGCGACATGGGAACGATGGATCCCGACGGCACGCTCTACATCCGCGGCCGCTCGAAGACGATGATCCTCTCCGGAAACGGACAGAACATCTACCCCGAGGAGATCGAGGACAAGCTGAACAACATGTATCTGGTGCTGGAGTCGCTGGTACTCGACACCGGAAACGGACGTCTCAAGGCGCTGGTGGTCCCCGACTACGAACAGGCCGATGCCGAAGGCGTGGACAAGGCCGACCTGCCGCAGGTCATGCAGAAGAATCTGCAGGAACTCAACTCGCAGCTGGCCGCCTACGAGCGTGTGGCCGACATCGTGATCTACCCCACCGAGTTCGAGAAGACCCCCAAGCGCAGCATCAAGCGCTATCTCTACGAGCCGTCGCTGCTCAACAAATAG